One segment of Dioscorea cayenensis subsp. rotundata cultivar TDr96_F1 unplaced genomic scaffold, TDr96_F1_v2_PseudoChromosome.rev07_lg8_w22 25.fasta BLBR01000373.1, whole genome shotgun sequence DNA contains the following:
- the LOC120254166 gene encoding protein trichome birefringence-like 25 — protein sequence MKVCNLWNGEWIPNAAEPTYTYNTCNLIPPYVNCVKNGRPDTSYLQWRWKPNSCDLPLFAFIGDSICHSLVFSLICQIAKVAKAHDIYHDPSFKTRTWYYPSHNVTLYVIWSPFLIHYETVFNHGDASQIHLHLHLDILDSKWTSEYNNYDYVVISIAPHFFKSSIIYENNQVIGCHHCPRLSLKNFATDELYRKALHFSLNFIAKSKHKTFFILKTWSPNHSEKGELPNEIICNKTRPFREEEIPYNFGTIMRGVEVEEFEKAVAIGEGNMMRMELLDTYHLSLLRPDGHPGPYGTFHPFDGDKKKKVKIDCLHWCLPGPIDTWNELLLKIVINGDANESIVSTSL from the exons ATGA AAGTATGTAATCTTTGGAATGGAGAATGGATACCAAATGCTGCAGAACCAACATACACATATAATACCTGCAATCTAATACCACCATATGTAAACTGTGTGAAGAATGGGAGGCCTGATACAAGTTACCTTCAGTGGAGATGGAAACCAAATTCCTGTGACTTACCTCTA TTTGCATTCATAGGGGATTCAATTTGCCACAGCCTTGTGTTTTCCTTGATCTGTCAAATAGCTAAG GTAGCAAAGGCTCATGATATCTATCATGATCCATCATTCAAAACTAGGACATGGTACTATCCTTCTCACAACGTCACACTGTATGTGATCTGGTCTCCATTTTTGATTCATTATGAGACTGTTTTTAACCATGGAGATGCATCTCAAATTCACTTACACCTTCATCTTGACATCCTGGATAGCAAGTGGACCAGTGAGTACAATAACTATGACTATGTGGTGATCTCTATTGCTCCACATTTCTTCAAATCAAGCATCATATATGAAAATAACCAAGTCATTGGTTGCCATCATTGTCCTCGCCTAAGTCTAAAAAATTTTGCAACTGATGAACTTTACAGGAAGGCACTCCACTTTAGTCTCAATTTTATTGCCAAATCTAAGCACAAGACGTTTTTCATCCTTAAGACATGGTCACCAAATCACTCTGAGAAAGGAGAATTGCCCAATGAAATAATTTGCAATAAGACTAGGCCATTCAGAGAAGAGGAAATCCCTTATAATTTTGGCACTATTATGAGGGGAGTTGAGGTTGAGGAGTTTGAGAAGGCTGTAGCCATTGGGGAAGGAAATATGATGAGAATGGAGCTGCTTGATACTTACCATCTTTCACTCTTAAGACCTGATGGGCATCCTggtccttatggtacttttcATCCATTTGATGGtgataaaaagaagaaagttaAAATTGATTGCCTGCATTGGTGCTTGCCTGGTCCCATTGACACTTGGAATGAGCTATTACTAAAGATAGTAATCAATGGAGATGCTAACGAGTCTATTGTTTCTACGTCGCTATAA